A single genomic interval of Orcinus orca chromosome 19, mOrcOrc1.1, whole genome shotgun sequence harbors:
- the LOC101287879 gene encoding LOW QUALITY PROTEIN: uncharacterized protein SPEM2-like (The sequence of the model RefSeq protein was modified relative to this genomic sequence to represent the inferred CDS: inserted 1 base in 1 codon), with translation MENRLWYDNLGCCHQYQESTQNAEDFLLLLLGLVVLVSIGISMATMVWHGLQNALDKTICWINQKNEISQACESSPKHPPAKAQDVHIHCTLDPVEVKMARPACYSLSSYHHLRNRSRSCSRRPCSHQQRPKNRRQFPYSRSGFRRPHRSHGMSQLRPMPSFDWEDPDSYLEEEEDLSFPQPKYPWGCWGGLYQQMGLPSNVGLWGRQGGILASLPPPCLYLSPELRRMAKRVEAKSELRLQSFGAPCSPTRIWSNVEADQWTSSPPPPRRLPPXPSWVPGGHSTYPSRGQLPYDSWDQRRRGLEGSGPPSALVPRGCRPEAWQRNSLPAHGRSLPCCAHSQPNRSPHPSTGHLNYSRDPHEVRRRAAEWAEMLPVRRPLAASASLMVLAEASYKRAPAPSSALLLRPFQSLPDVQATEHPPPPPTFMPLSWNPGGNANYQVYDSLVLKRQPQEGQARANSLLPSTSASRPSLHGSQTGKMN, from the exons ATGGAAAACCGGCTCTGGTATGACAACCTGGGGTGCTGCCATCAATACCAAGAAAGTACCCAGAATGCGGAGGACTTCCTACTCCTGCTGCTGGGCCTTGTCGTTCTTGTCAGCATTGGGATCAGCATGGCAACTATG gtatGGCATGGGCTCCAGAATGCCTTAGACAAGACCATCTGTTGGATTAATCAGAAAA ATGAAATCTCGCAGGCTTGTGAAAGTTCCCCCAAACATCCTCCTGCCAAGGCCCAAGACGTCCACATCCACTGCACCCTGGACCCTGTGGAAGTGAAGATGGCCCGGCCCGCTTGCTACTCCCTGTCCTCCTACCATCATCTCCGCAACCGTAGCCGCAGCTGTAGCCGCCGCCCCTGCAGCCACCAGCAGAGGCCGAAGAACCGCAGACAATTCCCCTACAGCCGCTCAGGCTTCCGTAGGCCGCATCGCAGCCACGGGATGTCACAGCTGCGGCCTATGCCCTCCTTTGATTGGGAGGACCCGGACTCctacctggaggaggaggaggatctTTCCTTCCCACAACCCAAGTACCCGTGGGGGTGCTGGGGAGGGCTCTACCAGCAGATGGGCCTGCCCTCCAACGTGGGTCTCTGGGGCCGCCAGGGTGGGATCCTGGCCAGCCTGCCACCACCCTGTCTCTACCTGTCGCCCGAGCTGCGCCGCATGGCCAAGCGTGTGGAGGCCAAGTCCGAGCTAAGGCTGCAGTCCTTCGGGGCCCCCTGCTCACCAACCCGCATCTGGAGCAACGTGGAGGCTGACCAGTGGACCTCGTCTCCACCACCTCCCCGacggctgcccc gcccctcgtGGGTCCCTGGGGGGCACAGCACTTACCCCTCAAGGGGCCAGCTCCCGTATGACTCCTGGGATCAGCGGCGGCGTGGTCTGGAGGGCTCTGGGCCTCCATCCGCTCTGGTGCCTCGGGGCTGCCGGCCCGAAGCCTGGCAGCGCAACTCGCTACCGGCCCACGGACGGAGCCTCCCCTGCTGTGCTCACAGCCAACCCAACCGCAGCCCGCACCCGTCCACGGGACACTTGAACTACTCCCGGGATCCCCACGAGGTGCGGCGCCGGGCGGCTGAATGGGCCGAGATGCTGCCCGTGCGGCGCCCTCTGGCCGCCTCCGCCTCCCTCATGGTGCTGGCAGAGGCCTCGTACAAGCGGGCCCCGGCTCCCAGCTCAGCACTGCTCCTCCGCCCCTTCCAGTCCCTGCCTGACGTCCAGGCTACCGagcaccctccacccccacccaccttCATGCCACTCAGCTGGAACCCGGGGGGCAATGCCAACTACCAGGTGTATGACAGCCTGGTGCTGAAGCGGCAACCGCAGGAGGGCCAAGCGCGGGCCAACTCGCTGCTACCTTCCACCTCGGCCTCGAGGCCCTCTCTGCACGGGAGCCAGACTGGGAAAATGAACTGA
- the LOC117199133 gene encoding LOW QUALITY PROTEIN: uncharacterized protein SPEM3-like (The sequence of the model RefSeq protein was modified relative to this genomic sequence to represent the inferred CDS: deleted 3 bases in 2 codons; substituted 2 bases at 2 genomic stop codons), translating into MREGTCYTAEPAPSPEPRKCQDQEDLIPLLLLSLIFLIVGINVVTMLWRHLKRFLRALFNRIFPKDKQASCVDSHRMRRRCSVDPKKPRSRVSSRLRHRPSFLLGQPNHPDSWIRDKKDEKASKYCRMPPQCGRAGASTQVPRRLWKERVVRAGEAPAVTALKSQANFYSRXETSSKLRRMSKVDVFPLRLPQESKTKTPDSDPAQAPARAQTRPPVQPPAHAPAKAQTFSSAHPTEHTHPPPPSETCSEATPMSTLPPRAQAFSLVHPTGNTPAKAQTFSSTHPSEHAPPQVQTCSTFHPPEHTTPQAQTPSPALTPEHSPAQVHGPEHTSAHTPAQAQAQAPSPASAESLGHTSVCTLTHAHLTYTHANTLVPPPTAAPATTPALAPTPAPVPISATTSVPALVMALMTTPVPSTTPTPILGSISSTLSAFSQGLSSGRVVYDARRVKQNLFHVCPPQNSGYSRKDLGTLSRPQERHGLLSSGTAEQTLKQCSGDSAKPSTGSILGYLELGNMEWKTSNDSKDKFVQSKTFPYCSFLPCRSEKRNTNPQTPVYPKFLYSKDAVPSQPYFHSQNSAQRSPCTMPPPCTLYLPLVSPRSWVLHQHSNHQKPSTLMQPPTFPPTSKSSQSVLSSQGPIPPQLSTTSQTPSQAQPPELHESLDLNQGSVLPRTPGLSKVCRVSRNPGLTTNPGTQKSPGLIQDPGLPKNTGLAQDPGLHKLPGPHKGPALTQYSGLSQRSGLHNNSCLIPNPGLHKDAGQHIPRTSIPPSQNCRSPKAQVVYNDLLTFSEVPVLIVLQSPSQQAGSQGWVYHPKDTVPPACQNHRQMSTPPKTSWKPYHPSGTRLGHVVFDARQRQFRAGRDKXEALSPRRLHRETSNNSPEPSRSGDISVLRAT; encoded by the exons ATGCGTGAGGGAACCTGCTACACAGCCGAGCCGGCCCCTAGCCCCGAACCCAGGAAATGCCAGGACCAAGAAGACTTAATTCCTCTGCTGCTGCTCAGCCTGATCTTCCTCATCGTGGGGATCAACGTGGTGACTATG CTCTGGAGGCATCTGAAGAGATTCTTGCGGGCACTCTTCAATCGAATTTTCCCCAAAG ACAAGCAAGCCAGCTGTGTAGACAGCCATCGCATGCGCAGGCGCTGCTCCGTGGATCCCAAGAAACCGCGCTCAAGAGTTTCTTCCCGCCTCCGCCATCGCCCAAGCTTCCTGCTCGGGCAGCCAAACCACCCTGACTCCTGGATACGAGACAAAAAAGATGAGAAGGCTTCTAAGTACTGCCGGATGCCGCCTCAGTGTGGACGGGCTGGGGCTTCCACGCAGGTTCCACGGAGACTGTGGAAGGAGCGGGTAGTGAGAGCTGGGGAGGCCCCTGCTGTCACAGCCTTAAAGTCCCAAGCCAACTTTTACTCCAGGTAAGAGACATCTTCCAAGCTCCGCAGGATGAGCAAGGTGGACGTGTTTCCACTCCGCCTGCCCCAAGAGAGCAAGACTAAGACCCCAGACTCTgacccagcccaggccccagcccgGGCCCAGACCCGCCCCCCAGTTCAGCCCCCTGCGCATGCTCCTGCCAAGGCCCAGACCTTCTCCTCAGCCCACCCCACTGagcacacacacccccctcccc cgtcGGAGACCTGCTCCGAGGCCACGCCCATGAGCACACTTCCGCCCCGGGCCCAGGCCTTCTCCCTAGTGCACCCCACTGGGAACACTCCTGCCAAAGCCCAGACCttctcctccacccacccctctGAGCACGCCCCACCTCAGGTCCAGACTTGCTCCACATTCCACCCCCCTGAGCACACCACCCCCCAGGCCcagaccccctccccagccctcacccctgagcacagccctgcccaggTCCATGGCCCTGAGCATACTTCAGCCCATACTCCAGCCCAGGCCCAAGCCCAGGCCCCCTCACCTGCCTCAGCCGAATCCCTGGGCCACACTTCTGTCTGCACCCTGACCCATGCTCATCTGACCTATACCCATGCCAACACTCTGGTCCCTCCCCCAACTGCTGCCCCTGCTACTACTCCTGCCCTTGCCCCTACACCAGCCCCTGTCCCGATCTCTGCCACAACCTCTGTCCCAGCGCTGGTCATGGCCCTGATGACCACTccagtcccttccaccacccctacccccatcctAGGTTCTATTTCCTCTACCTTGTCTGCCTTCAGCCAAGGCCTCTCCTCCGGCCGTGTGGTCTATGATGCCCGCAGGGTAAAGCAGAACTTATTCCATGTGTGTCCCCCTCAGAACTCTGGATATTCCAGAAAGGACTTGGGTACCCTCTCCAGGCCCCAAGAGAGGCATGGTCTGCTGAGCTCTGGTACAGCTGAACAAACACTCAAGCAATGTAGTGGGGACAGTGCCAAGCCCTCCACAGGATCCATACTGGGTTACCTGGAGTTGGGGAATATGGAATGGAAGACCTCAAATGATTCCAAAGACAAATTTGTACAGTCCAAGACCTTCCCTTACTGCAGCTTCCTTCCTTGCAGGTCTGAGAAGAGAAACACGAACCCCCAGACTCCAGTCTACCCCAAATTCCTGTACTCCAAGGATGCTGTACCTTCTCAACCTTACTTCCATTCTCAAAACAGTGCCCAGAGGTCACCATGCACCATGCCTCCACCATGCACTCTTTATCTACCTCTTGTTTCTCCCAGATCCTGGGTCCTTCATCAAcacagcaaccaccagaagcccTCCACCTTAATGCaaccccccacctttcccccaaCCTCCAAGTCTTCTCAGTCTGTCCTCTCTTCCCAGGGCCCCATCCCTCCCCAGTTATCCACTACTTCCCAAACCCCAAGCCAGGCCCAACCCCCTGAGCTTCATGAGAGTCTAGACCTCAACCAAGGCTCTGTCCTCCCAAGGACCCCAGGCCTTTCCAAAGTCTGCAGAGTTTCCAGAAACCCAGGCCTTACCACAAACCCAGGCACCCAGAAGAGTCCAGGCCTTATCCAAGACCCAGGCCTCCCCAAGAACACAGGCCTTGCTCAAGATCCAGGCCTCCACAAGCTTCCTGGCCCCCATAAGGGTCCAGCCCTTACTCAATACTCTGGCTTATCCCAGAGATCAGGCCTCCATAACAACTCATGCCTTATCCCAAATCCTGGCCTCCACAAGGATGCAGGGCAGCACATACCACGGACTTCTATCCCACCCAGTCAGAACTGCCGCTCTCCCAAGGCTCAGGTGGTCTACAATGACCTGCTAACCTTCTCAGAGGTACCTGTGCTGATTGTGCTGCAATCACCCTCCCAGCAAGCAGGCAGCCAAGGCTGGGTGTACCACCCCAAGGATACAGTTCCTCCAGCCTGCCAGAATCATCGCCAGATGTCTACGCCTCCCAAAACCAGCTGGAAGCCCTACCACCCGTCAGGCACCCGGCTCGGGCATGTGGTCTTTGACGCCCGCCAGAGACAGTTCAGAGCAGGCAGGGACAAGTGAGAAGCTCTGTCTCCCAGGCGCCTTCACCGAGAGACCTCCAACAACTCACCGGAG CCATCAAGGAGTGGGGATATCAGTGTGCTCAGAGCAACTTAG
- the LOC101287619 gene encoding LOW QUALITY PROTEIN: neuroligin-2-like (The sequence of the model RefSeq protein was modified relative to this genomic sequence to represent the inferred CDS: inserted 1 base in 1 codon), which translates to MVGATDLFPCNFSKNDVMLSAVVMTYWTNFAKTGDPNQPVPQDTKFIHTKRNRFEEVVWSKFNSKEKQYLHIGLKPRVRDNYRANKVAFWLELVPHLHNLHTELFTTTTRLPPYATCWPPRPTPGAPGTRRPPPPATLPPESKPEPGPRAYDRFPGDSRDYSTELSVTVAVGASLLFLNILAFAALYNKRDRGQELRCRRLSPHGGSGSSVPGGGPLLPAAGRELPPEEELVSLQLKRGGGVGAEPAEALRPACPPDYTLALRRAPDDLPLLAPGALTLLPSGLGPPPPPPPPXLHPFGPFPPSPPTATSHNNTLPHPHSTTRV; encoded by the exons CCGTGGTCATGACCTACTGGACCAACTTCGCCAAGACCGG CGACCCCAACCAGCCGGTGCCACAGGACACCAAGTTTATCCACACCAAGCGCAACCGCTTCGAGGAGGTGGTGTGGAGCAAGTTCAACAGCAAGGAGAAGCAGTACCTGCACATCGGCTTGAAGCCGCGCGTGCGCGACAACTACCGCGCCAACAAGGTGGCCTTCTGGCTGGAGCTCGTGCCGCACCTGCACAACCTGCACACGGAGCTCTTCACCACCACCACGCGCCTCCCTCCCTACGCCACGTGCTGGCCGCCGCGCCCGACCCCTGGTGCCCCCGGCACTCGCCGCCCCCCGCCTCCGGCCACCCTGCCGCCCGAGTCCAAGCCCGAGCCGGGCCCCCGGGCCTACGACCGCTTCCCCGGGGACTCCCGAGACTACTCCACGGAGCTCAGCGTCACCGTGGCCGTGGgcgcctccctcctcttcctcaacATCCTTGCCTTCGCCGCCCTCTACAACAAGCGGGACCGGGGGCAGGAGCTGCGGTGCAGGCGGCTCAGCCCCCACGGCGGCTCGGGCTCCAGCGTGCCCGGCGGGGGTCCCCTGCTCCCTGCTGCCGGCCGTGAGCTGCCACCCGAGGAGGAGCTGGTGTCGCTGCAGCTGAAGCGGGGCGGGGGCGTCGGGGCGGAACCTGCGGAGGCCCTGCGCCCCGCCTGCCCGCCCGACTACACCCTGGCCCTGCGCCGGGCGCCGGACGATTTGCCACTCTTGGCCCCCGGGGCCCTGACCCTGCTGCCCAGCGGCCTGgggccaccccctcccccgccgcccc ccctccatccctttggGCCCTTCCCCCCGTCTCCCCCCACCGCTACCAGCCACAACAACAcgctcccccatccccactccaccACTCGGGTATAG